The stretch of DNA CTCCGCAGAAAACCGACGTAGAGGAACTCCCGGAAAAGGTGCAGAATCTTGACGATCAGAACGCATTCAAGGTTGCCGCGTCGACTTACCAAACTCCGTTTCTGTTGTTTACGCGGCAGGAGAAACCCTTTCCGCTGCTTACGCGCTGGGTGATGTCGGCAGGGAATTACAATGCGGCTTCGTTTCTGTACGACAAAGCGAGCTACGAAAGTAAAGCTATCGTTAAGGTTCTGAACGATTCGCTCCGCCCCCCCAACGACCGCCTGCTGACAGCCGCCCGCGCATCGGCCATGAACCGCTTTGCCGAGTATGTTGTGCAACAGCAGCCTACCACAACGTCGGGCAATACGAATTTATCGGTTCGTACCCTGTCTGGGCTGTTGCTGCGCTATGGCCGTAATCTCACGCCCGATGAACGAAGCCGGTTAGAGACGTTTCAGGAGAAGAACACGGCCATTGCCAACGACCTGCGTTTCTTCACAACAATAATTCGGCGCAACGACGACTCGTTACAACGAATCATAAACTACGAGTCGCTGATTCAACGCGCCGGGAGCGGTTTTGGCAGCGCGTCGGCGGAGTATGTTGCGGCCTATTGGCTGGCCGCAGCACTGCCCGGTCTGACGCTCAATTTTGCCCAACTCCTCTATGACCACGCCCGCCGGCAACTAACCGACCCGGCCCTGACGCTCTCGCTCGATGAACTGTACCGGCTCGAAGTGAAAGACAGCACCCGCATCCGGGCGGCAGTGCAAACCACGCAAAAAGCGAACGGTACGGCCAACGCGCTGGAAATCAGCCCCGGTGTGTTTATTAACCAAAACCCTGTTGCCGACGGGCGCACCCTGTTCGACCGCGTGGTTGATGCTAACCGGGGTAAGGTCGTTTACGTGCTGCTGACTTCGGCAGAAACCGAAGCGGGTCGGCAAGCCGCACTCGATGCCCAGCGTATTAGGGAGCAATACGGCCCGCGCAACGTTGCGCTGGTATATTTGACGCTAATTACGACCGACACTCGCCCGTGGGTTGAGTTCAGCGCGAAACATAACCTCGCGGGCGATCATCTGCTACTGAATGTGGCTCAGATTAGCGACGTGATGGCTTACCTGCGCCCCACCGACGACGTGTCGGCCACGATTATCAACCGTGTCGGCAAGGTAGGCAGACGAAACGCACCTTTGCCGGATGCACCCGAAGAGTTGAGGAAGGTTCTGGAAAAGAATCTATAGACGTATACCAATTTGACATTGCACTGACGTATGGCTGACGCAAAGGGGCTGACGCAGGCGGAGACGCAAGGGGGCTGACGCGAAGGAGACGCAAAGGGTTGCGTCTCTACAATTGACCATCCGACGTAGAGACGCAACCCTTTGCGTCTCCGCCTGCGTCAGCCCCTTTGCGCCTGCGCCAGCCCCCGTTGCGTCTCTACGTGCGTCAGCCATACCCTAAACATGAATCAATTTTGCATTACTCCATTTCGGGCAGGCAATACCAGTAGAGTCCGGCGAAAATAATGCTGAAAAATACGCCGAACGAGGTGTTGAAGGCACCAAAACCGGCCAGAGCCACCGGCCCGATCAGGCCCACCACTATACCGAGCGAATACACCCAAAAGCCTACCCGACGCAGCCGAAACATGAGTACGGCACCAATGAGCGTCAGCAGCGAATAGCCGAACTGAGCCACCGACAACGACCGAATCTGTTCGGGATCGCCGGGCATGGGCTGGTCGCCCGATGCGGCCCGATCTTCAAAATAATCTTTGGGGAGTTTGGCTTTTTCTTCGGGCGTGTAGGTTCGTTCGATGAGGGGCGTAGCGGCTGCGGCATCGGTCTGAATGAACGATACCACCGCATCTATCAGGCCCCATGCACAGCTTAGGAAAGTAAGTACGCAGAGTAACGTCAGAAATTGGGAGCGCATGGTTGGAAAACCTTATTTTAGCGGCAGAGTTTTCACAAAGAAACAACGAAATCCCAGACAAGATGACCTTACAGGAACTCACCGACCAGATTCGGACCAAAGCAGCCCACGCCGACAGCCTTAATGCCACGGCCAAACTCGTAACCGATCAGGGGGTTGTGTACATCGACGCAACCCAATCGCCCGCTATAGTTTCCAACGACGATAAACCCGCCGACTGCGACCTGCACGTCAGCGTGAGCGATCTTGTGAAAATGGGAACGGGCGATCTCAACCCCATGATGGCTTTCATGAGTGGCAAACTTAAAGTGAAAGGCGACATGGGCGTAGCCATGAAAATGGGTCAGGTGATGGGCTAAAAAGTGAAAAGTGAAGAATTAAAAGTGAAAAATGCTGCCTATCCTGCTTTGAGTAGGTGTAGCACTTTTCACTTTTCATTTTTAACTGCCTCCTATGGCTTCTCGTCGTCAGTTTCTTCAAAGCAGTGCGCTTACGGCGGCTGCGTTTTACATTGTGCCACGCCATGTGCTGGGCAAAGGCTACGTAGCTCCGTCCGATAAGTTGAATATTGCGGCTGTTGGCTGTGGCGGCAAAGCAGATTTCAACATCAAACAAGCATATAACGGCGGCACCGATAACATCACGGCCCTGTGTGACGTCGATGACCGGCAGGCCAAAAAATACCGCGCTCAGTTTCCCAACGCGCCCTATTTTCAGGATTACCGCGAGATGCTCGATAAAGCGGGCAAAACGTTCGACGCGGTCATTGTTACCACCCCCGACCATATGCACGCGCCCATTGCTATGGCCGCCATGCAACTCGGCAAGCATGTGTACGTTGAAAAGCCGCTGACGCACGACATCTACGAAGCCCGAATGCTGACCGAAGCCGCCCGCAAATACAAGTGCGTAACGCAGATGGGCAATCAGGGCAGTTCGGGCGATGCCACGCGAGTCATAGAAACGGCGATTCAGAACAAAATCATCGGCCACGTACATACCGTGTATTGCTGGACCAACCGCCCCACGTGGCCGCAGGGAGTGCGGTCGCCGAAAGACAAGGGCGAAAGCCAGCCCATTCCGCCTGAAGTGAACTGGCCGCTGTGGCTCGGCACGGCCCCTAACCGCGACTACCACGAAGCCTACATGCCATTCCGGTGGCGGGGTTACTGGGATTTTGGCACGGGCGCATTGGGCGATATGGGATGCCATTTTATGGACGTGCCGTTTCGGGCGTTGAACCTCAAATATCCTACCTCGGTCGAGTGCAGCGTGGGATCGGTTTATGCCGATTTCTTCAAAGAAGCTTTCTATGACGACGTTTGCCCGCCTTCATCGGCAGTTCACCTGACGTTTCCGTCTGATAGCCGAAAAATCAAAGAAATCAAGTTTTCGTGGTTCGATGGCGGCATCCGGCCCCAATTACCCGAAGGCGTTGAGTATGAGCAGGTATTTCGCGATACCAACGGTGGTATGCTGTTTATCGGCACAAAAGGCATGCTGACAGGCGGGCTGTTTGGCAACAATCCGACGCTGCTGCCCACCAGTAAGTTTGAAGGCAAAGAACTGCCCGCGCCCGAAAAACCGCTCGTAGAAGGCAAAACGGACGGGCACCAGCAGCAGTGGGTGAAAGCCTGCAAAGAAGGCTACGGTGCCTACACGTCGTCGTCGTTCGATCAGAGCGGGCCGCTTACCGAAACCGTGCTGATGGGTAATCTGGCAACGCGCTCGTACCTCGCCCGCGAAGACGGCAAGTTCACGGGCCGGAAGAAACTGCTCTGGGATGGCGAGAATATGAAAATTACCAACTACGACTACGCCAACCAGTTTGTTCGGCGGCAATACAACGGCGGTTATACCCTGTAAAAACCGATCAGACCAAACCGGAAGGCTGTTCCGGTTTGGTCTGATTAACCAGCCGTAAGCACCCTGCGGCTGTATTTGTAGTGGCAGTCTTGCCGGGTTAGTTAAGCTTTAGTTTAAACGTCCCGTTTGTCAGTACAATGTCGTCGGTAGAGCTGGTTTTGCGGTAGCCATTTCCTTCGGGATCAATATCGGAGTCGTAGCCGGTAGTTTTGGTAACAGCTTTATCCTGCGCCTTATCGATCAAACGACCCATTCCGCCGAATACCGTGGCGGCTGCTTTTTCTTTCCAAAGGCTTCCAGCCAGCGAACCGCCGAAAGTGGCTTCGAGCGTACCGTCTGCATTAACTTTTACCTCAATAATCTCATCGTTATTCTGCGATTTGCCCACTTTATACTCCATGCGGGGTGAGCGGGTTTCTTCAACGTATTTGATGGCCGCTATACCTTTGTATTTACCCAATTGCTCGGCCCGTTTACGACTATCTTTGGTATAGGCTTTGTCGGCATCTACCACCAAATACGTACCTGAGGCAAGCGCGTCGGTGCCGTCGTAACTACCGAGCCAGACACGAAGCGACTTGTCGGGGTTGGTGCTGTTGGCGGTAATCCACCAGAACGTGCCGATACGAACCCGGCGCGGCTGCGTGGTGTACGCCTTGCCGTCGATCTGTACGTTCAGCGTGTTATTGTTCGTGATTTGCTGAGCAAAACCATTGGTTGTCAGCGAAATGGCAACGCCAAGGAGGAGTGCTTTCATACGAAAAAAGGCCAGAAGTTTTTCGCATAAACATACTGCGTTTACACGAAATAACCTTCACCTCTTTGAGTCAATGGCTACGGCAATTTCCAACGAACCAGCCTGCTCTGCACTTTCTGGAATTTCTCAGAGTATATTGAAGAAAGATAAACTTATAGTTCATACAGACAGGCTTCA from Spirosoma montaniterrae encodes:
- a CDS encoding SCP2 sterol-binding domain-containing protein; translated protein: MTLQELTDQIRTKAAHADSLNATAKLVTDQGVVYIDATQSPAIVSNDDKPADCDLHVSVSDLVKMGTGDLNPMMAFMSGKLKVKGDMGVAMKMGQVMG
- a CDS encoding Gfo/Idh/MocA family protein; this encodes MASRRQFLQSSALTAAAFYIVPRHVLGKGYVAPSDKLNIAAVGCGGKADFNIKQAYNGGTDNITALCDVDDRQAKKYRAQFPNAPYFQDYREMLDKAGKTFDAVIVTTPDHMHAPIAMAAMQLGKHVYVEKPLTHDIYEARMLTEAARKYKCVTQMGNQGSSGDATRVIETAIQNKIIGHVHTVYCWTNRPTWPQGVRSPKDKGESQPIPPEVNWPLWLGTAPNRDYHEAYMPFRWRGYWDFGTGALGDMGCHFMDVPFRALNLKYPTSVECSVGSVYADFFKEAFYDDVCPPSSAVHLTFPSDSRKIKEIKFSWFDGGIRPQLPEGVEYEQVFRDTNGGMLFIGTKGMLTGGLFGNNPTLLPTSKFEGKELPAPEKPLVEGKTDGHQQQWVKACKEGYGAYTSSSFDQSGPLTETVLMGNLATRSYLAREDGKFTGRKKLLWDGENMKITNYDYANQFVRRQYNGGYTL